The nucleotide window CACTGATCAGTCCAACTAGCCTTAAGCTTCGGAAACTGACTTGATCGTAAGAGGATTCAGAATGCCACCTCTGATTTAATCTTGCAGTATCGATACATCGAGAAATCATAAGTACAGCCTCAAATAATCTTAAATCTAACTCAATCTCTTTGACTCGAACAATCAAAATCTAATTTCTAATGTTAAAATTGGGATGAGACTTACAAGACTACAGTTAGCTTATAAAATCTAAAAGGAAAAGTTTCCTTTGGCTATATCTGGGTATTAGATTAATTATTCATGCAATTGATTCCAGAAACAACTTACTTTTGACCAAAATAAAGAACCATTTTGTATTAAAATAGTATTAGCTTGATCCTCCAACATACTTCAGGGAGAGAAAGTTCAAATAAAATAGCAAAtattgaagaaaaaatatttaggaTACATGAAAGAGTTGCACTACCAGCAAAAGCAGGAACAAAGATGGATTTAAGACGAATGAAACTTAAATCACACAAAGAGCTTCCTTGCTTTTAAAATAAATCATACTAGTATTGATAAGAATAAGGTCATGCAGACATATGTTTATCAATGAGACTGACATATAGGTGTGGAAACCTCATAAATAAACACATTTAGGTATGAAAAGACACGCTTAGGTTGACGCTGTCTGAGAAGCAGCTACAAGCTTGGCTCTTAATTCCTTCCTCAGTATTTTTCCTGCTGCAGATTTTGGAATGGCATGGATGAAGTAGACCTTGTGGACTCTCTTGTAAAACACCACCTGCACGTTTATTATGTTCACCAACAACAACCAGTAAGATTTTAACGCTTGAAATGAGTAAAGCTCAAACAATTCTTTCTAAATAATAAGTTCGTAAGTCTCAATTATCTAAGGTTAATTATATCGATCTTTTACtatcattaagatcaataaaaagttacatgtttagttaagtttaaaaaaaatttaaattttatttatagtttcaattaattttttttcttcttatatcACTAACAATAATCATTTCATCTTTTTTAACTATTAGTCTCCTGAACACACATCTATAtcattttaaatgattttttttcattttatcttcGTGATATCTAATtcttcatgcatataataatttcTTTTACAATTTAGATATCTATCTCGACATCCTCCTCTCATCTCAAATAATTCATTTTATCTcatgacaaaaagaaaaagaatagcaCTAGCATTtggttcatctttcatgagaaaagTTGTCGAGACGAGACATGATTAATCTTTGACCGATCATTTCCTACTTGGATATGTTTGAAGTGTCAAAATCATAGTAAGTAAAATAAAGATGGCATTAGGATCGATCGACGATATATTATCAAATCTTTATCAGCTAGATTAGTTGATACCTTGGAAAGTAAAAACTTTTTTAcacaaaataaattttgtaatgaTGTATGATACGCACCTGTTTAGCTATGAATTCTTTGATGGCTTCTTCACTGACATCTGAGTCTTTAGCTCGAACAACAAATGCAACTGGAACTTCACCAGCCGCATCATCCTTTTGCCTGTCATCAGGACAAACATAAATTTGCATGTCAATGGTACATAAAAGAATAGAAATTGAGAATATGAAGGAAACATATCATGAGGAAAAGCTCGGTGAACTTACGGGACAACAGCAGCGTCAACAATGGAGGGGTGGCTTATTAGCAGAGACTCGAGCTCAGCTGGAGGCACCTGCACATATACCCCTAAACCCATCAGTAATCGATAAGGATATGGGGGAATGCGTGAGAGGTTTTGTATGTTTACCTGGAAGCCCTTGAATTTGATGAGCTCCTTCACTCTGTCCACTATGAAGACCTCATCGTCGTCATCGACGTACCCGATGTCCCCGGTGTGCAGCCAACCCTCGACGTCTATCGTCTTCGATGTGGCATCCACGTCGTTGAGGTAGCCTGTCGAGCGTCGTCACGAGGTCAGAAGGTATGTGCTTCTGATGTTTGCAGTCGAAGGTATATACCTTTCATGATCTGGGGCCCACGGATGCATATCTCGCCGGACTGGTTCCTGCCGAGGGAGAAGCCGGTCTCCGGATCCACCACCTTCAGCTCGGCGTTCCTGACCACGGTGCCGCAGGAGCCGGACTTGACTGCGGTTGGCTGCTTGGCAAATGCGGGGCACATCGACAGCACCGGCCCTGCTTCCGTCATTCCGTAGCCCTGCATTGCATAGCGACATTTCATCAAACAGTAACAAGACGCTCGCCCAAGTGCTGGGAACACGGTAAGCACGATTTCCATCGTTCAGGGCTACATCGAGTCCGCTAATGTGGAATCTCTCGAGTCTAATTGGGTGGATGGTTTGGTCCATCCTTAAGCAGATTCCCCAATTGCCCAATGATTAATCCTGGCAAATTCCTGCCCATCATGTAATAATCATGTACATCGGGGGGGCTTTCTGACACAAACGTTATAGGAACTTTCCATGAAAAGACGATTTCAGGCAGGAGTAAGCTATGCAAACGAAGGATTCCTTGTCGTCCCCCCCAAAACAAAAGGGACATGAACGATGCTTGAACGGCGACGACTTCCAAGCTTGTGTTTGAGACGGGACAACTTTTACCACCAAACAAGAACAAGGCTTGAACGGTGGAATTGTTCGGGCCATATGCTTCTCTATATGATTGTGAACAGAGAGAAGCTGAAAGAGGGAAAGAAGAAGATCTACCTGGCCAAGGATCGCTTGAGGGACTCTGCTCCTCAGAGCCTCCTCCAGCTCTTTCCCCAGCGGCGCAGCTCCGGAGAGTATGATCCTTACGGAGGTCAAGTCGTACTTCTCGACCACCGGATTCTTCGCCAGCGCCAGCACAAGCGGCGGAACCACCGCAGCCACCGACACCCTGTGCCTCTGTATCCCTTCCAGCATCGTCGCGATCTCAAACTTGGGCATCAGCATCGTCGCCGCGCCGGCCCTCAGCGAGCAGAGCAGGACCGAGTTCAGGGCGAATATGTGGAACAGGGGAAGCACGCACAGCACCACGTCGTCGTCCTTGAGGTACAGGTTCGGGTTTTCTCCATCCACCTGCTGAGCTATGCTCGAAACCAAGCTCTTGTGCGTGAGCATCACCCCCTTGGGCAGCCCCGTCGTCCCTGACGAGAACGGCAGCGCGACGGGATCCTCGGGATCGATGGTGACGTCGGGAATTGCCGTCTCGTCGGAATCAAGTACTTGGGAGAAGCTTATGCAGTCCGCGGGAGGGGCGTCGGTGGTGACCACAATCAAGCCGTCGCCGATCTCGGGGAACCCCTCGTTGACGGCGCGGAGCTTGTCGACGTACATGGACTGGGTGATGACAACCTTCGCGCCCGAGGTCTTGAATTGCTTGTAGATCTCCGCCGGCGTGCAGAAGGGGTTGGCGGCGGTGGTCATCGCCCCGAGCATGGATCCGCCCATGAAGGTGAATATGAATTCAGGAGAGTTCTGGAGGAGGACCATGATGACATCCCCCTGCTCGATCCCGAGCTTGGACAATCCGGCGGCGGTCCTGCGGCACAGGAGGTGGGTCTCCGAGAAGGAGTAGATCTTCCCGGTGGCGGCGGCGATGATGCAGGGGGCTTCGGACAGCTCGGGCAGCTTCTCGAAGCAGTAGGTGTGGAGAGGGAGATGGTGAGGGATGGGGATATCAGGGAGCTTCGACCGGAAGACGATCGTCTCCGGCGGCTGGGTTTCAGGCGGACGGCTCGAAGTGGGGATCTGGGGTTGGGCCTCATGGGAAGCGACGGAGATCATGATTGCTTAGATTGAAGAAGGCCGCTGGTGTTGCTACTCTTTC belongs to Musa acuminata AAA Group cultivar baxijiao chromosome BXJ1-11, Cavendish_Baxijiao_AAA, whole genome shotgun sequence and includes:
- the LOC135584958 gene encoding 4-coumarate--CoA ligase 2-like, with protein sequence MISVASHEAQPQIPTSSRPPETQPPETIVFRSKLPDIPIPHHLPLHTYCFEKLPELSEAPCIIAAATGKIYSFSETHLLCRRTAAGLSKLGIEQGDVIMVLLQNSPEFIFTFMGGSMLGAMTTAANPFCTPAEIYKQFKTSGAKVVITQSMYVDKLRAVNEGFPEIGDGLIVVTTDAPPADCISFSQVLDSDETAIPDVTIDPEDPVALPFSSGTTGLPKGVMLTHKSLVSSIAQQVDGENPNLYLKDDDVVLCVLPLFHIFALNSVLLCSLRAGAATMLMPKFEIATMLEGIQRHRVSVAAVVPPLVLALAKNPVVEKYDLTSVRIILSGAAPLGKELEEALRSRVPQAILGQGYGMTEAGPVLSMCPAFAKQPTAVKSGSCGTVVRNAELKVVDPETGFSLGRNQSGEICIRGPQIMKGYLNDVDATSKTIDVEGWLHTGDIGYVDDDDEVFIVDRVKELIKFKGFQVPPAELESLLISHPSIVDAAVVPQKDDAAGEVPVAFVVRAKDSDVSEEAIKEFIAKQVVFYKRVHKVYFIHAIPKSAAGKILRKELRAKLVAASQTAST